GAAGAGCCGGGCGTGAGTTCCCAATTTATGTCAGGAGGCTCTgatttattctatttatttatttttgccatcTGGTTGAGGAGGGACGTTGAACGCAAGCGTGAGAAATCCAGATGTGCACAgctccttgctgctgtgcttgctgcGCAGGACCttgtccccagcccagctcccggCCCCGCTGAGCTTGACCCAAGCTCCCAGCCACTGCCACCCCTCAGGTGCCGGGGGCCAGGTTGGTGGCACCCCCGGGCACCTGCCACATCCCTGGCGGGGATGAGGTGTGATATTTACAGCAGATAGGCTCAGCCTGGATGTCCAGCCCTGGATTTCCAACATACGAGATGTTGGCCATACCATGGCCCAGTAACAATAGCCATAGGGACGCTCCGGTGTCCCCAGCCACAGGGACACGGTGACCCTGGCGGATGTCACGGTGCTGGCATGTGCTGCAGAATCTGGCCCTGTTGCATGATGCTCGTCCCAAACCGATAGTGCTCTCCCCTCCCAGGCTGTCGCTGtgccctgccccatccctgtgtTTTGAGGGGGTTGTATTGGTTTGAGGACATCTTATCTCATGGAGCAGGTGAGAAAATGGACCCTGCAAATGGGCTGTGATCCCGGGCACCTCCAGGGCGGTGGCACAGGGAACACCCAGCGTCCCTTCCCTAGTGGCAGGATGGGATGATGGAAGAAAGCTACACCATGCCTGGGGACCCACCACGCTATCCAGGAATGTCCCCAAGTGCCTCCACCATGGGGTGGGGAAGCCGGTGCCATTTTGGGGCTCATCCCCCTACCATGTCCCCAagggacagcagggctgggctggggctgggcaccgCTCCCCCTGCCgtcactgctgctgtggcacgAGGCTGCCGGCAATGGTGCCATTCTGGGGGCAAACTGGTGTGCTGAAAGCTCCCGTAGGAGCCAGGGTACATGACGGGGCAGTGCGACCCGGTGGGGCAGAGAAagctggggttttggggggcacttttgcatttttgcaaTGATTTTTCAGTTGGGGCTCCTCCGAGACACAGAGATGATCACACAGGATCTTAGCTCATCCGCTTGCTGTCTCATGCCTGGGAGGTTTGGCTGGAGGCCCGAGGGCtccggaggaggaggaggaggaggaggaggaaaatttCATCATCCAGCTCCAACGTCTCCTGTATAATCAGCCTCTTGTTAACCGATACAGCCCCATGCGAGACGCTCGTGGAGGACTGAGGCACTGGTGGAGCCTTAGGTGGTCTTGGCCCTGACAAAGCTTTGCTGAGCCTctcccagagctgcctgggaaGCGGCTGTGATTTTAGCTGcgcccccccccctgcccccaaccccagccccgccacaaccACTCGCTggccttcctctgcctcttcccagccGGCTTCGTGTTTCCCTGTGCCGCCAGGCAGCTGGAGTGTGGCTCCCCACACCGTGATGCTCCCCACACCGTGATGGTCCCCACACTGTGGTGATCCCTGCACCATGATGCTCCCCACGTCACGATGGTCCCCATGCAACGATGGTCCCTGTGTCATGATGCTCCCTGCGCTGTGGTGCTCCCTGCACCCTCCTGGCACTTCTGAGCAGCCAGAGAGCGTCGATTTAAGCATCCCCTGGGGAAAATGCCTTCACGGTCAGCCATCCCACAGGagatgggaagggaagaaggagcGAGGCAACAGGGGATGGTGTCCCCCAGCCCACAGGGATGCTTGAGAGGTTTTTGAGGCAGCCCCAAATGTGTTTCAGGGGAGAAGCAGAGATGTTTGAGGGCAAGCACGAAGGGAACCCAGCAAAGAGAAGCCGAATACAGTCTGTTTCTGttggtttaattaaaaaaagggggggaaagaagtataaaaaaataaatattaaatagaactctctctatatatatattaccACAAAtcttattattaattattattaataattattattaataacatTATTAAAAGTCAGGTCAGAGCATTCAGTGCATGCTGGGCTTTCCACCGAGGCAATAAATAACCCTCACAGCCCGCTCTGGTGCCAGGAGCGAGCCAGCGCCTCCTGCTATGAGCCTGGGGCCCATCCCCAAGTCCCCACGTCCCTGCGTCCCCACGCCAGGGCCGCATTCAGCCATGCAAAGCGTAGCCCTTGGCCACTAGTACATTCAGAGCCATTCCCATGGGAAAAGCACTTTTCCAAAGGGGAGGGACAGATGCCCCACTGTGCCTGCACGGGGGGATGATGGTCCCTGGTGGGGCAGCCaccagctctgtccccagcagATGGCCTCATCCAAGGTGGTGGGACCCAGCCCCAACCACCATGGCCACCCCAGTACCCTCAGTTCGGCTCCTTGTGGGGGAGCCAAGCCTCAAAATGTGCAGGGGGAGCGTGTCCCTGTGCCCCATGCCCCACCCAGCCGTAGCATCCCGGCGTCCTTCATCGTGATCCTTTTCCCAGGGAAGCAGAGGCTTTCGGACGATGCTAAAGGATGTCCATCACATTGCTCTCCATGATGGAGACCGGCCATGGGGGACAGAgtccagccccaccaccagcccctcGCAGCACCCGCAGCTCCCCACACCCCATGGGAGCACAGGGACGGCCGAGGCACATCCCGGGACCAGCCCGTGCCCCGGCATCACCTCAGGGATGCGCCACCTTGTCCTGCTGGATGCTGGCCCCGGTTCTGCTCTACCCAGGACACACTGGGCGGCAACGTTCACCCCACAAGGGCAGACAGGGCCAGCGCAGGGTCCAGGGTAATAAATAGGAAGGTGGGAGTTCAGGAGGCAGCCGTGGGGGGACGGCTGGTGAGGGGGAGGCGGAGGAGCCGGGGTAGGCGCTCATGGGGGGCTGAGATGAGGTAGGAGGATGCGAGCTGCCTGGGCGATGACCTGCACGTACTTCCTGAGCacctggcagccctgctgcttcttcttGAAGGCGCTCTTGCCCTTGGAGCTCTCCCCGTAGCTGACGTCCACCTGGAAGATGTTGTAGTTCTTGCAGAGGAGGCAGGTGAGGTTGGAGATGAGGCCCCGGGTGGTCTTGGTGGTGTTGTGGAGCCGGTCAAGGAGTTCCTTGGCTGTGGGGTTGAGCTCCTCCTGGTCGCGTGTGATGTTCCCCAGTGAGGCGTTGAGGAAAGCAAAGAGCTTGTACATGGCCACCATGACCTCCTTCCTCTCACTCGTCCGGTTGACACGGAAAGCGGGGAAGAAGATGCTGCTGGGGTTGCAGAGCTTTTCGGTCTCACTGCTGAACGGCTCTCCCTGGCACTtcagctgggaggagaggcaAGCGTCACTCCCACgtcccctgtccccctgccGCCGTCCCCAGCCACCTTCTGCCGCTCTCCCCGTGgcatccccagccctccctcttCATGCACTTGATGGAGCAAACACccctggaggtgctggctgTCCCTGAGTGCCACTTACGTAGAGGCTGAAGAGGTCCTGGGCGGTGGCATTGAGCAGCGCGACCTGCCTGCGGGTCTGCTCCTGGACATTGGAGCGGCACAAGCCGTGACCGGGGCAGCCGGGGCCGGTGACCAGCAGCGCCCGACCAGCCACCGGCCGccgctgcagcaggagcagggccacGAAGGGCACAACGCCTGTGCGGGGAGAGAGGTGAGCGTCACGGTGGGGACCCAGACGGCGGTGGTCCGTGGAAACCGTGCCGCTGCTGGTGCCCCCATGATGCAGAGCATCCCCCAGgggtgccccccaccctgctcGGCTAGGGGTCCGGTTCCACCGGCAGCCCCCGGGCCACCCGCTTTGCCGTGCCGAGGGTCCCATCCGCTGCTGTCCCCCTCACCTGCCTGCCGGCAGGCGCTCCCCCGCCTCCCTTGCCGGCGGGGCACCCCGCGGCATTCCCACATTTCGCAACTGGCCCGGTGACGACCTGTCGGGTTTAATCAAATATGCAAAGCGCTTTCCCCTCCGTTATCCTTGGCCGGGTGCTGGGAGCAAGGCCCCACCCCGGCCCCGGCTGACTCAGCGGGGGCGCCCGCAAGGAAACCTGCCTTTGGCATCCCCCCGCCTCTGGCCCCGCcgcctgcctcagtttccctgtctGCACGGTGGGCGCAGCACCGAGGAACCCCGGGGAGAGACACGGCAGCCGCCAGAGACGCCGGCCAGGAAAATGCCTGGATGCGGAACAAGGGGACCCTTGAGCCACCGGCAGCTGGGTCACCCCAGCGTCTCCCTCCTGCTGGCAGGGTGAGAGCAGGGTGCTCCAACCCCCCATCCCTGAGGACTCCCCCAGACCAGCATGCCGTGTCGGGAAGGCCACAGTGCCTCTGGAGCTGCGCTCTGCATcctgggggcaggggaccccgggggtccccgccgccggctgccctgggagcCCGCTGGCAGCACCCCGGCAGGGTGGGAGCCCCGTGCAATGCCGCGGGGGGGCTGCCAGGCAAAGCCCCCAGGCCAGGACACGCGCCCACACTTGTCAGCACTTCTGACACGCCGCCGTGCCGGGTAACCCAAGCTTTGCTTTATTTACCCTGCCCAGGTGGGAAAGGACTTACCTGGGCGTGTTGCAATCCCTGACCCGCTGCCGCTCCCCTCCTGCGCAGTACGGGGGGGACCCTTCCTCCCCGCGCCCCTGGGGCCCTGGGTGCTCCCATGGGATGCAGATGCCCTGACCCCTACCCCACCCCAAGCCCCTCTTGCTGCTgaccccccgccccggccaCCACCTTCTGCCCATTTCACAGCTGGGCAGAGCGAGGCTCAGCACCCACATGTGCCAGGGGCTGCATGGgtggggggtcccgggggggtgCTGCTCCATAGGACCCCGCAGCACTGTCcgctccctccagcccccctTCCTGCACTTGGCAGCCTCCTCATCCCTCCAGTGCTCCCAACCCAGTGGCAGCTCGCAGCATTAAAAGacccagaagaagaaaaagccgGGGggggaatattaaaaaaagccaaaaaagcccaaaaaatTAACCACCCCtcccgcttttttttttttttttttttttttttggaaacatttcCAGTTATATAAGTGTCCAGATGTTGGTTGCACCGCGCCAGCGCCGCGCTTGACTCCCTGCTGCCAATTCCCAGAGATGCTCATCCCATGGGGAATGCAGCGCGGCGGGAGCCCTCGCTCCAGCTCTGGCGGCGGCAGCGAACCGGGACCCGCCTGTGCCCGAGCATCACCAGGAAaacggggggggtgggggggggaggaggaaaaaaagggggagaaagggaaataatttccccaaagttgatttttttttttttttacctgccGGCACGAACTTCATTGTGAGCCGCGTCCCGGGAGCAACTTAATAGAGATTGGTGTTGGCAGAGgaagttttcagaaattcaTGTTCATACTGGGGGACTTCTCGGGGTTTATATACCGGTCCGGCAGCCAGCCTGTGTTGTaagaaaggggaggagggggggggacgTGGGGGGAGCAGCACCACTATCGTTAGTTCTATTGAAACTGGAAATCAGGAAGTTGAGGGCTTTGGAAATCCTGAATGATTCTTAGAAATAAACTTCTGATAAGTTGATGTCACCAGGattgtgggttttgtgtttttttcacatACGGGGTcggggaggtgctggggaagTGGGTGGGAAAGGAAGGGGGGCAATATGCATTAAAGCCCCCCCCCTAGGGAGGCGAGCGGCTGCACGTGGGGTTTGGGGGCAtcgcggggggcggcgggtgACGGCGGTGGCGTCGAGGCGCGATGGCAAGCGCACGGCACCGTGACTCATGGAGCCACAAGCACTTTCACCCCCGGGTCCCCTTCCCCGGGCTGGGGCTTCCCCACTGGCTGCTGGAGTAGTCAATAAAATAAGGGTGGGAGTGTGTGTGTAGAatatgattttgatttttttttttttggggggggggggaagagataAAAGGTGTGAGGAGGCAGTAGTGGGGTCCCCCAAGGGACAGGAGACCCCCGGTCACGGTGGGATGGATGCGGTGTCATCAGTGGCCTGCTGGTGGCTCATCCCTTTGGGTGAAAATATTGGAAGGGTGGGTTTTCTCTAGGAAAAAGGACAAACCCACccagcagggagaggctggACCAGCCCCCCAGCGTTAACCCTTCCATCGGCGGGGCTGtcccctgcctggcacaggcaggagggtgctgggctggTTGGCAAGGTGCTAAATTCAGTGTGGGAGCAAACACCCGGGCAGGGGGTCAGCCTCTCGTGGGGGTCCTGTGGGACCAGGATGCTGTGAGGCTGTTCGCTCCCCGATTTGGGTGAAAGACAGGTTaaagggatttttgtttttcttgtatatattttttagtCACCAGAGGCATGGCCGAGCTGGAACGTTTAATCAGGTTTAGCAAGTTTGTGCCCTGGTTGCACTGGCAGCGTGAACCTGCTGGGGTGACAATTGAGGAAAGGTGATGCAAGAGCTGCCATGACCCCGCCATCCCCCGTGGCAGTGGGTGACACCTCAAGGGGGGGACACAAGGACCCcccctgtgctggagcaggggggagGTTGCTCACATAGctgcctgcctcagtttccccattcATGAACCTGGGGACCAACATGGTTAGCCAGGTGGCATTGATACCCCAGCAGCCAAAGCCCAGTTCAGCTCATTCTGGCCTTACTGGGATGCCAGGCAGTGAGCTGGATGGGGAGTGAGGGGGCTGTGGAGGGAGGACAAGCCCCACCTCACCCCCCTGCAACCTCACACCTGGTTTTATCAGGGTGCACTGAGCAGCTCATCACATATTGATGGGTATCTGGTGCAGCTGGTATCTGACAGCACTTAATTAGCTGAGGAATTGATATTTCTTAATAGCACTAGGGACCATCCTCAGGGAGGGCTTGTGTGCAGGGATTGCTGCAGgtttgctgttttctgcccttttcctgaatttcccagcagcagctcagcccagggcTGCCACGGCCAGGTCAGTGtcccagagctgggcagggcttTGGGGTTTCATTTATAATAAATTTTCTAGGAGGAGACAgaaaggggcaggggaggaTGCTCCAGCAGGAACACCTGGATCTCTGATCTGCACAGGCTGGATGGGAGAGATGCAGGGGATGGGAGATGCCCAGGAAAGTCCCTTTCCCGATCATTTTGATAGCAGGAACATCCCCATGTGGATCCTGCACTGATGCCCtgtggagctgggcagcaggaaaGGTGCGATGCAGGAGCATGGCCAGATGGTGACATGGGTGGGGGTCCCGGTAGGTCCCAAGGAGGGAGCGGGAAGGGGCTGGTTGGTGGGGGGCGGCAGCCCTCCCCATGGGAGGGAGCAAGGGGCTGCGGGGTCAGGGCCCCGTGGGGTGTCCCTGGAGTGTCCCCAGTTTGGGGAtcccaggagcagagctgggggcagtTGGGCAGGAAACAGCAGCCCTACCTGGCCAgacactgctgcctgctgtccctgctgtccccaccaccagcctggccagggaCAAGGGGACAAACCCAGGGTGTCCCAAGTCCactgctgccatgctgctgctctgctcccctgcccctgtcccctctgccccatcccatcctgtacctgtcccctctgccccatcccatcccgtacctgcccccggcccagcctcagccccccgccccatccctgtccccatgctgccccctgctgccccagcccagaaCTATCCACTCCCCATCCCATAATTGCCCCCCTCCCGGCCCATCCCCTCCCAGAACCGCCCCATCCCCATCCCGGAActgcccccccatccccatccctggccCCGTCCCAGACCtgtcctctccccatcccagtactgcccctcctgccccatcccataattgtccctccccaccccatcccaaCCCCACAACTACCCCCACCGCCCCATCCTAGAACTGcctcatccccatcccagcaTTGCCCCCCCCCACCATTGCCcacccttcccccccccaatCCCCATCCCCAAGTCCCCTCCGGGTCCCTGTCCCATGCTGTCCCCATGCAGGGGCACACATCAGGATTTCGCCATCACTGCAGCCCCCGGGGGGTCCCCCAGATTTGGGGCTGGCCGGGGGGGGGCGTGGCAGGGTTGGGGGGGCTGAGGAAGGGGTGAGTAAGGCTGGTGCCCCCACGCCGGGGAACCCCAAGACTGAATAACGGCAGGAACTGAATTCCCCTTTGACTCATGATGTTTCCCTGCCCggggctgcctccctgctgcccctgtgCCCCACTGGTGCCATCCCACTGGTGTCACCCCATCAGTGTCACCCCATGGGTGTCACCCCACAGGCAggcatgctgctgctttccagcccagCCAGGTGGTAGAGCCCTGTGGCCATGGCAGCGTGAGCAGTGCCCTTGGGGACTGTGGCCCTTGGGGACCATGGCCAAGGGATGTTTCCACCGTGGGGTGGCTTTTCCCGGGGGCAGAAGCATGGGGTGGGCAGTGGGGTTCCCCCTGGGTGGCCCTGCAAGGAGGAAGCCTGGCCCCACAGGGACACAGGGGCTGCCAGCATCCCTATGGTGACACTCAGCCCAGGGTGCATCCCCTGGTTAGGggtccccccacccctccacacCAGtcccgggggtggggggtgtcacGTACCTGCACCCTCCCCTCCGCAGCCCATGCAAGCTGCCTCCTCTTCTGAGCCGGGTGGGTGGCTTGGCAGGGGACAGAAGCCGGTAGGCAGTGGCACGGTcacccacagcacagcaagcCGGCCCGGGCTTCTTCATGGTGACATCGTCCCCACCCCAACTGTTCCCAAATGGCAGCAGGTGCCAGCGCGGCAGTGGCCGTCCCGGCAGCGATGCTCCCCACGACTGACTCAGGCAGCGGTGCCggtggcagtgccaggcagACCGGCGGGCACCGGCACACGGTGGGGAACAAGTGACTCCCTGGTGCCACATGACCAGGTCTTAGGATTTTTGACTCAGCGGGACCAGTGGCAGCAGGGTGGCCTGGTCCCCACGGTggccccagccaggcagcaaggATGTGGCGCTTTGGCTTGGCTGCAGCGATGGCCTggcctgtgctggtggctgtgccaggtg
This genomic interval from Falco peregrinus isolate bFalPer1 chromosome 2, bFalPer1.pri, whole genome shotgun sequence contains the following:
- the LIF gene encoding leukemia inhibitory factor isoform X1, whose amino-acid sequence is MGPSARQSGWPGGCRWNRTPSRAGWGAPLGDALHHGGTSSGTVSTDHRRLGPHRDAHLSPRTGVVPFVALLLLQRRPVAGRALLVTGPGCPGHGLCRSNVQEQTRRQVALLNATAQDLFSLYLKCQGEPFSSETEKLCNPSSIFFPAFRVNRTSERKEVMVAMYKLFAFLNASLGNITRDQEELNPTAKELLDRLHNTTKTTRGLISNLTCLLCKNYNIFQVDVSYGESSKGKSAFKKKQQGCQVLRKYVQVIAQAARILLPHLSPP
- the LIF gene encoding leukemia inhibitory factor isoform X2, coding for MKFVPAGVVPFVALLLLQRRPVAGRALLVTGPGCPGHGLCRSNVQEQTRRQVALLNATAQDLFSLYLKCQGEPFSSETEKLCNPSSIFFPAFRVNRTSERKEVMVAMYKLFAFLNASLGNITRDQEELNPTAKELLDRLHNTTKTTRGLISNLTCLLCKNYNIFQVDVSYGESSKGKSAFKKKQQGCQVLRKYVQVIAQAARILLPHLSPP